TATGAATATCAAACTATTTCATTTTGAGTcgataatcaaaatcaaattcttaaaTGAAACCAAACATCCTCAGATATCAACACTCGCCAACTACTATAATTCTTTGTTTTGAAGGTTCATCAAGATGATAACATGAAAATAATGATCAGAATCATTTCCAGAACTTCTGGTGCTGTCTCGTTctaatcaagtccatatcttctGAATTGATCATTTCGAGTGTCGTTACATCATCTCTGCCCTCTTCTACAAGGTTAAGAACTAGGCTTTTCAGGGCTCCATTGCCGATGAACTCCTCCATGGAGAAAGATAACATCTTCTTGTCCAAGCCCAGAGAGCTGCTAGGCTACAAGGCATAAGGAACCAAAAGATTTGGATATCAGGGGAACACAGCAGCCAATAACTACCCCAGAGTAGATATAGCAACATCTAAATCCTTTGAATCTGACAGCACAGACAATGCAGCAAATTTGGCCTTGTTCTGAATCCACGGGAGGTTCAAAAACTGAAACCAAAAGCATTCTATTCCGTAACGTTAGTATCGATAAAGTCCAACTCATGCCATCATGCACGAgccattttttaattaaaaaccaAGCGTAGCAGATTGCAAAATAATACTACAGCAGCTTACCATTTCGCAGTTCTTACCTACTgaataaaagtttaaatttttcagACGATAAAAAGAAATTAAGAAACAAATTAGTTTACCAATTACAGACGTTGGCTGAAATCCATGATTTTTGGATATTCTTGGCATTTTTAATGGATTCTTGTAATTAGATTCTACGAAGATAACATATTATTCAAACTAGAAAGATCATTAGTTTTGTTAAATACTCTGGAGTTTCTAGGGGTAAAACGGAATCCAACGAAAGTTCAGGGTTTATAAGGGAGAAGACGAGGATAATAAGATCAAATTAGTAGATATTTCTTTTGGCCTTCGGGGTAGTTGAGGACTGGGCGAGACATTGAAGTCCTTTGAAGACCTCTACTTTTTGCCGGCCGAAGTGGGCGGCTGCAATGCACCAAAAAGAAGCATAATGGCGAAGATTCTGGCTGGCTACTCTAGATTTTCCACATTAATTGGAGATTGATACGCCTGCCAAGAGTCATATGCCTATATTTCCTGGTGTTACATTAGGTTACCATGCTCGTAACTAATGGTTTTTttcccctcaaaaaaaaaaagaaaaagaagatgaattGGGTTTGCCATAATGATCGACCTCATGTTCTTAACAACCAAAAATTCTGGATTCAATTCTTGAATGGTACATTCTTAAAAACTTAGTTTTAATAATCACATTGCAgataaatctctcttttttttctctaaaagatgataatatttatgagccataaaaactaaaaaataattctATCTCAGAAAAACTGAAAATTGTGGTAGGTCTTATGGAAGCTGAAAGCCTGCAAAGATTACCTTTTTTACAAAATATCTGCACATAATACAGGCATCTAAAGTCTAATAAAGCTTATGCACTAGCGAGTCACGAGTGCCAACACCATCTTACTGTTTTCACAACTGTTCCTCTCAAGCCTAAGCAAAGTATATTATGCACAAAACAGTGACAGCTTTAAACCACTTCTCTATTTCTACATTGGAGTGACACTTTAAACCACTTCTCTATTCACAGAACCATATTATCAGAGAAGTGGGGCATCCTATTCAAATGCCTCAGTATGTTCTCAGCCACCTGCTTGGTGCTACTATCCCCTCTATGGAAAGCATTCACCAGTGCAGAGGGCAGCACCCTATCATTGGAAATATCACTGGAATCCCTGTCCCCACCCCTCGTCAGAAACCTCTCAATCACCCAAAATGACTTCTGCCACACCCCATCCTCCCTGTGATCCCTCAGCACCCCCAGCACATGCCTCACTGCATCCACCTCACTCAGCACCTCCACACTCCTCTCCACATCCACCTTCTCATCCAGTAATGTACAAATGGCTGAGAGAGCTGCCTCCACCACCTTGGGGTTCTCATGGTCCAGGCACCCCAGCAGCCTCTCTACAGCCTGGGACTCCAGTAGACAAAAGGTGGCGGCTGGAGAGCAAGCCCCCCTGTGGACTGGGCAAAGCCGCATCCTCTTCCCCATCTTTCCATCCTTCTGAGAGCCTAGGCTGAAGCACTTGGCTAAGAAGCTCTTCTTCTTAAGCCTCATTATCTCTGGAGgctttgagaggctgatggactGGGAGGAGAGATTCTCCAACCCAACTGCTGCCAGCCTCTGGACCTCATCACTGCCTGCTGTCCTCACCAGTAGGTCTGTGAACACCGATGTCAGATTCTGCTCTATAGCCATGTGGAGAATCTCTGGCTCATAGAGGGTGGCGGTGAACCTAACCAGAATGCCCACAAGGCCCTCAAGGTAGATACTTGCATACCTGGTTGCTCTTGTTTCGCCTCTTTGGATGTCTCGTATTCTGTTCAGGATTATAGGAACTATGTCTTGTTCCAGCAGGGCTAGATTGAGTGTCAAATTCTGGTGTGGGAGGTTTGCTAATAGATTCACTGATACAGCATGCTTCTTTGTGATTCGGTCGGTGTCGAACTTTGTGATGAGACTCTCCGGCTGGCCCTGAGTCTTGCAGAGGCCTTCTGCTATTGTGTGGCCCATGTGGGTTGAGAGTGTGGTCAATAGTTTCACAGCGGCGATGGTGAGCTCTTCCATGGGGGAGTTCAGGAATTCGATGACTGTGTGGCACACTTCGGTCTCTTTGATCACTGACACGACAGTAGCAAAAGGCTTTGGGAGTTTGGTCAGGGAGAGCAGGATTTTGATCAGGTTCGCATTGAGCTTATCAGGCATGGAACACTTGAGCAGGTGGGCAACATTGTAGATGGAGTAGTGGGAAGTGATGGTGTGGCCATGCTTGTTCACTTGGAGGGTCTCAGGGTCAATTCCACGTTCCAGTATGTTGGCAAGGACTGCAGCAGCCTCTTCCTTGGAGTCCATAGGCTCATTATAGATCCTGCGGGTGAACATCTCCTCAATCATTATTGGCACCACGCCAGCATCGACGAGTGTTTTACTGCTCGGTTGGTGGGATGAGATCTGGACCAGAGCCTTGAATGCCGCCTTGCGGTTCAAACTATTCCCACTGTGGACCATTTTGATCAGGGCCTCCGAGGTCCTCTCTGCAACACGTGTTTTCATGTCGTGCTCGAGAACAAATTCACCGAGGTAGCTTACCATCTCCATCTGCACCTCTTCTGAGCCTATGTTCATGTGTTTGTGGAAGTTAGATGTTAGAGAAAATGTTGATTGTTAGTGTAATGCTATAATTGGAAatagatcattgagattattaCACATATGTTG
Above is a genomic segment from Elaeis guineensis isolate ETL-2024a chromosome 1, EG11, whole genome shotgun sequence containing:
- the LOC105061093 gene encoding putative U-box domain-containing protein 42 isoform X2; this encodes MSSVVAVDVELENFMELGSYLHRTSPAIMELWTTENAPPNATEILQSLSTNVEHAKGLVAKCSSGARSIMDDELKNIIEQLEGVINDIGEALSKIPPSTFHNHEYAETAIRSLSREMRNARFQENGIQQSDMVETKLENLSVEETESREEKSLVPISNEEPRRLSSQRNETPRLVDFLKGMNYGAHDNDSQSFSTLPQLAEYIEPLYETFFCPLTKKIMDDPVTIESGATYERRAIAEWFEKSKDGSEVLVCPTTGMKLHNRVLNTNIALKTTIAEWKERNEATRIRVARTALSLATSEAMVLDAIRDLQILAQKRRYNKKQMHNVGITKLLTLFLEHEDLKVRCEALDILRLLVEDEDGKVIIAKTKAIAETIKMLSSNYSSERHASLAFLLELSKSELLLENIGSTAGCILMLITMKYNESTDAFAAEKAAETLKNMEKCPKNIKRMAENGLLEPLLNHLVDGSEEVQMEMVSYLGEFVLEHDMKTRVAERTSEALIKMVHSGNSLNRKAAFKALVQISSHQPSSKTLVDAGVVPIMIEEMFTRRIYNEPMDSKEEAAAVLANILERGIDPETLQVNKHGHTITSHYSIYNVAHLLKCSMPDKLNANLIKILLSLTKLPKPFATVVSVIKETEVCHTVIEFLNSPMEELTIAAVKLLTTLSTHMGHTIAEGLCKTQGQPESLITKFDTDRITKKHAVSVNLLANLPHQNLTLNLALLEQDIVPIILNRIRDIQRGETRATRYASIYLEGLVGILVRFTATLYEPEILHMAIEQNLTSVFTDLLVRTAGSDEVQRLAAVGLENLSSQSISLSKPPEIMRLKKKSFLAKCFSLGSQKDGKMGKRMRLCPVHRGACSPAATFCLLESQAVERLLGCLDHENPKVVEAALSAICTLLDEKVDVERSVEVLSEVDAVRHVLGVLRDHREDGVWQKSFWVIERFLTRGGDRDSSDISNDRVLPSALVNAFHRGDSSTKQVAENILRHLNRMPHFSDNMVL
- the LOC105061093 gene encoding putative U-box domain-containing protein 42 isoform X1 is translated as MSLAKVKDQKIILTESLLASITEVMSSVVAVDVELENFMELGSYLHRTSPAIMELWTTENAPPNATEILQSLSTNVEHAKGLVAKCSSGARSIMDDELKNIIEQLEGVINDIGEALSKIPPSTFHNHEYAETAIRSLSREMRNARFQENGIQQSDMVETKLENLSVEETESREEKSLVPISNEEPRRLSSQRNETPRLVDFLKGMNYGAHDNDSQSFSTLPQLAEYIEPLYETFFCPLTKKIMDDPVTIESGATYERRAIAEWFEKSKDGSEVLVCPTTGMKLHNRVLNTNIALKTTIAEWKERNEATRIRVARTALSLATSEAMVLDAIRDLQILAQKRRYNKKQMHNVGITKLLTLFLEHEDLKVRCEALDILRLLVEDEDGKVIIAKTKAIAETIKMLSSNYSSERHASLAFLLELSKSELLLENIGSTAGCILMLITMKYNESTDAFAAEKAAETLKNMEKCPKNIKRMAENGLLEPLLNHLVDGSEEVQMEMVSYLGEFVLEHDMKTRVAERTSEALIKMVHSGNSLNRKAAFKALVQISSHQPSSKTLVDAGVVPIMIEEMFTRRIYNEPMDSKEEAAAVLANILERGIDPETLQVNKHGHTITSHYSIYNVAHLLKCSMPDKLNANLIKILLSLTKLPKPFATVVSVIKETEVCHTVIEFLNSPMEELTIAAVKLLTTLSTHMGHTIAEGLCKTQGQPESLITKFDTDRITKKHAVSVNLLANLPHQNLTLNLALLEQDIVPIILNRIRDIQRGETRATRYASIYLEGLVGILVRFTATLYEPEILHMAIEQNLTSVFTDLLVRTAGSDEVQRLAAVGLENLSSQSISLSKPPEIMRLKKKSFLAKCFSLGSQKDGKMGKRMRLCPVHRGACSPAATFCLLESQAVERLLGCLDHENPKVVEAALSAICTLLDEKVDVERSVEVLSEVDAVRHVLGVLRDHREDGVWQKSFWVIERFLTRGGDRDSSDISNDRVLPSALVNAFHRGDSSTKQVAENILRHLNRMPHFSDNMVL